A single genomic interval of Daucus carota subsp. sativus chromosome 1, DH1 v3.0, whole genome shotgun sequence harbors:
- the LOC108203570 gene encoding upstream activation factor subunit UAF30, with protein MAMSLGVFTALFAGTPPAAVNQPFFPVPKKPIFVTSPSAANLRRLTCAASATPNPVETKKIREPRGITKPRPVSPEMQAIVGVSEIPRTQALKLIWAYIKEHNLQDPENKKIIICDEKLKKIFKGNERVGFLEVAGLISPHFL; from the exons ATGGCAATGTCTTTAGGGGTTTTCACCGCTTTATTCGCCGGCACACCTCCGGCAGCCGTTAATCAACCATTTTTTCCGGTGCCCAAGAAACCGATCTTTGTTACAAGCCCTTCTGCTGCTAATTTGCGCAGACTAACATGCGCTGCTTCTGCTACGCCAAACCCAGTAGAGACGAAGAAGATAAGAGAGCCCAGAGGTATCACAAAGCCCCGGCCGGTGTCGCCGGAAATGCAAGCTATCGTCGGCGTGTCGGAGATTCCGAGGACGCAGGCACTTAAGTTGATCTGGGCTTACATTAAAGAACATAACTTGCAG GACCctgaaaacaagaaaataatcATCTGTGATGAGAAGCTGAAGAAAATCTTTAAAGGGAATGAACGTGTTGGATTCCTTGAGGTTGCAGGGTTAATTAGTCCTCACTTTCTTTAG
- the LOC108203561 gene encoding (S)-8-oxocitronellyl enol synthase ISY1 has translation MSWWWSGAIGAARKKLEETEAPPKYESVALVIGVTGIVGNSLAEILPLSDTPGGPWKVYGVARRPRPSWNADHPIEYIQCDISNTDEAQSKLSQLTDVTHIFYVTWSSKPSEAENCKSNGHMFRNVLNAVIPNAINLKHVCLQTGRKHYLGPFELYGKVAHDPPYSEDLPRLNVENFYYTLEDILFEEVEKKEGLTWSVHRPGNIFGFSPYSMMNLIGTLCVYATICKHEGVPMRFPGAKAAWEGYSDASDADLIAEHQIWASVDPYAKDEAFNCSNGDVFKWKHLWKVFEEQFEVKCADFEGEGLCLVDLMKDKGPVWDEIVKVNGLTPTKLEDVAIWWFVDMVLGIECPLDTMNKSKEHGFLGFRNSKSSLITWIDRMKGYKIVP, from the exons ATGAGCTGGTGGTGGTCTGGCGCTATCGGTGCTGCTCGG AAAAAGCTAGAGGAAACGGAGGCACCGCCCAAATACGAGAGCGTAGCCCTGGTGATCGGCGTGACCGGCATCGTCGGCAACAGTCTCGCCGAGATCCTCCCTCTCTCCGACACTCCCGGCGGTCCTTGGAAGGTCTACGGCGTGGCTCGTCGCCCTAGGCCTTCCTGGAACGCCGATCACCCTATCGAATACATTCAGTGCGATATCTCCAACACTGATGAAGCCCAATCCAAGCTCTCCCAGCTCACTGATGTTACTCACATCTTTTATGTCACTTGGTCTAGTAAACCTAGTGAAGCCGAGAACTGCAAAAGTAATGGACATATGTTTCGGAATGTTTTGAATGCTGTGATTCCGAATGCCATTAATTTGAAACATGTGTGTTTGCAGACGGGGAGGAAACATTATTTGGGTCCTTTTGAGTTGTATGGGAAAGTAGCCCATGATCCTCCATATAGCGAGGATCTTCCGAGGTTGAATGTGGAGAATTTTTATTATACGTTGGAGGATATTTTGTTTGAGGAGGTGGAGAAGAAAGAGGGATTGACTTGGTCGGTCCATAGGCCGGGGAATATATTTGGGTTTTCTCCTTATAGTATGATGAATTTGATTGGTACGTTGTGTGTTTATGCAACAATTTGTAAGCATGAGGGTGTGCCCATGAGGTTCCCGGGGGCTAAGGCTGCTTGGGAGGGGTACTCGGATGCTTCGGATGCGGATTTGATTGCTGAGCATCAGATTTGGGCGTCTGTGGATCCCTATGCCAAGGATGAGGCATTTAATTGTAGCAATGGCGATGTGTTTAAGTGGAAGCATTTGTGGAAGGTGTTTGAAGAACAGTTTGAGGTAAAATGTGCAGATTTCGAGGGGGAAGGGTTGTGCTTGGTGGACTTAATGAAGGATAAAGGGCCGGTGTGGGATGAGATTGTGAAGGTGAATGGGCTGACTCCTACGAAGCTGGAAGATGTAGCAATATGGTGGTTCGTTGATATGGTACTTGGGATTGAATGTCCTTTGGATACAATGAATAAGAGTAAGGAGCATGGGTTTTTGGGCTTCAGGAACTCAAAATCGTCGCTGATCACCTGGATTGATAGGATGAAAGGTTACAAAATTGTTCCGTAG
- the LOC108203586 gene encoding uncharacterized protein LOC108203586 yields the protein MITTTHLVAESVWKEIESTRSVNSQHLEILHFLFGKNLESAARIVDLKGVKKISGQLSGRTVFQVMGESKRKEEYFCFPEHYCSCHSFFYDIVKNGRQLFCKHQIAARLASSIGFCVDVKVSDEQLAVMLSNL from the exons ATGATAACTACAACTCATTTGGTTGCTGAGTCTGTTTGGAAGGAAATTGAGTCAACTCGCTCAG TGAATTCTCAGCATCTTGAAAT ATTGCATTTTTTGTTTGGTAAGAACTTGGAGAGTGCTGCTAGAATTGTGGACCTTAAAGGGGTTAAAAAGATTTCTGGTCAGCTATCCGGCCGCACTGTCTTTCAG GTTATGGGGGAATCGAAGAGGAAGGAAGAGTATTTTTGCTTCCCGGAACACTACTGTAGTTGTCATTCTTTTTTCTACGACATTGTGAAGAATGGGAGACAGCTATTT TGTAAACATCAGATAGCAGCACGATTAGCTTCTTCTATAGGATTCTGTGTTGATGTAAAGGTTTCAGATGAGCAGCTAGCAGTTATGCTTTCAAATCTCTGA
- the LOC108221721 gene encoding probable protein phosphatase 2C 63, with product MLRSCYKGLERCLGLRGSDGLLWHGDLKQHACGEFSIAVVQANSTLEDQSQVITTPNSTFVGVYDGHGGPEASRFVNKHLFNFVQKFESEQKGLSAEVLRKAFSATEEEFIQLVRRELPVRPQMASVGSCCLVGAISNNELYVANLGDSRVVLGRRILNGQKESVIAERLSNDHNVADEEVRREVEALHPDDTPIVVYCRGVWRINGIIQVSRSIGDVYLKRPEFNRDPIFQQFGNPVPLRRAVLSAEPAIISRKLKPHDLFLIFASDGLWEHLTDEEAVDIVVKNPRAGIAKRLVSTAIREVGKKLDMKYRDIKNKPKGNRRKYHDDITVIVIYLDQHAGSPNHKYKHTTNGCITPPVDIFSHKTGDVVDGLII from the exons ATGTTGCGATCATGCTACAAAGGCTTAGAAAGATGTCTGGGACTACGTGGCAGTGATGGGCTGCTATGGCACGGTGATTTAAAACAACATGCTTGTGGTGAATTTTCAATAGCTGTGGTGCAAGCAAATTCAACGCTTGAGGATCAGAGTCAAGTTATCACTACACCGAATAGTACTTTTGTTGGGGTTTATGATGGACATGGTGGCCCTGAAGCTTCGAGATTTGTCAATAAGcatctttttaattttgttcagA AATTTGAGTCAGAGCAGAAGGGTTTATCTGCAGAGGTATTAAGGAAAGCATTTAGTGCTACAGAGGAGGAGTTTATTCAATTAGTAAGGCGGGAATTGCCTGTCAGACCCCAAATGGCATCTGTTGGATCATGCTGTCTTGTTGGTGCCATTTCAAATAATGAACTATATGTAGCTAATCTGGGTGATTCAAGAGTTGTTCTTGGGAGGAGGATTTTAAATGGGCAAAAGGAATCTGTTATTGCGGAACGCTTGTCAAATGATCATAATGTTGCTGACGAGGAGGTGAGGAGGGAGGTAGAGGCACTTCATCCCGATGATACGCCTATTGTGGTATACTGCCGCGGGGTTTGGAGAATAAATGGCATAATACAG GTATCGAGATCTATTGGTGATGTATATCTTAAGAGACCTGAGTTCAACAGAGATCCTATATTTCAGCAGTTTGGAAACCCTGTCCCCTTGAGACGTGCTGTATTGTCAGCGGAGCCCGCCATAATTTCTAGAAAGCTTAAACCACATGACTTGTTCTTAATATTTGCGTCTGATGGCCTTTGGGAACATTTGACTGATGAAGAAGCAGTAGATATCGTGGTTAAAAACCCAAGAGCT GGAATAGCAAAGAGATTAGTTTCAACAGCGATCCGAGAAGTCGGAAAGAAACTGGACATGAAGTACAGGGACATCAAGAATAAACCAAAGGGAAATAGGCGCAAGTACCATGACGATATCACTGTTATTGTGATTTATCTTGATCAACATGCTGGTTCTCCTAATCACAAGTATAAGCATACCACCAATGGCTGCATTACTCCTCCGGTAGACATATTCTCCCATAAAACTGGTGATGTCGTGGACGGTCTTATAATCTAA